Genomic segment of Scyliorhinus torazame isolate Kashiwa2021f chromosome 7, sScyTor2.1, whole genome shotgun sequence:
GAGCCCTTTGGTCATCATTTCCTCTGTTCTCCCAGACTACTTTGCACAAAGATGGAACACAGTATGGGCTGCTGTAAGTGCAACCTGCTTTGTGCCCTCAAAACATGCGGGCTGTCAGATGGAACAGGAATTGGCCCGTTTCCTGGGTTTGTGATCTCTCGACGCCTCATCTCCAGAGCGCATGCACAGCGAGCAAGCCGTTTGCGACAGCCTCCTCAAACCCAGCCTGAAGACGCTGTTGGAGAGGTTATAAATGACACAGTTGCAGAAGCTGTTGCTGATGGCCAGCCACGTTGTCACGAAGGACAGTGAGGGGCTTTCCAGCACACGGGAGCTCTCGAGCAGAAAGTAAAGAATGTAGGGAAGCCACAGCACATAGAAGACGCTTGTAATCCGAAATAAGACCATTGCATAGTGCCGGTCGGGACTGGGCCCACCCTCAGCGGCTTCCATATCCTGGCTGGGGAAACGGGCACGGCGTTCATTAATTTCTTTGGTGTGCTGCCGACAGATTTTAAATATATGGAAATAGGTGAAGCAGACAATGAAGGCAGCTGGAGCGTACAGCAAACAGACAATGAAACCTGTGAAGTAAGCGTTGGTTTCCCAGGAGGTGGCGCACCATTCAAATATGTCTCCGTGGTAGCCAGGCTTCTCCCATCCAAAGAATGAAGGCAAGAACACTGTGCAGGAGTATATCCATATGAGAATTATACAGATCCTAAGACGGCATGGGGTAACCAGCTGGCTATAGGAGAGTGGTTTTGTTATGGCAAGATAGCGGTCAATACTGATACAAGCCAGGCAGGCCATGGACACACTCTTCAGGACTGAAATGACGTACCCAAACACCTGACAAGTCAGAGATTCCTGCATGCCTGTGGGATAGTGAAGAAGGGACAGTGCAGGAACCAAGCAGCTTACCCCTACAAGCAGGTCAGCATAGGCCATAGTCTGGATGAAGTAGCTGGTGGTGTAATGGTGAAGGAGCGGGGCGCAGTGAAACACAAAGATGACCGTCAGATTTCCCACTATGATCAGAACGGTCAGCAACACGATGATTACCGTCTCCAAAACACAAACATCAACTACGGTGTAGTAGCCAAAGCCCAGTGGACAAGCGTGATGACTGGACAGGTTGACCGAGTTGTtgttcacactcacagctctccaTTCGGCCGTGGAGTGGTTCATGGCAGAGACGAGACTGGGCTGCAGAGCACGGCGACTGGAAGCAACCAGCACGGCATCTGTTCCTGCTGCAGCTCCTCCAGCTCACTCTGCTGCTCTGCTATGTCACTCCACTCTTACGGGACACTCCGGTTCACTCTCCTCTTCTGCCACACTCCACTTCTCcggctccccctcctcctccccctccagacCGCTCTGCTCTGCTCCTTTGGCTCACTCTGCTGCTCTGGTTGCTCTCCGCAGCCAGCTCTTTCGAGCTGCACATGCCTCCTCAGCATCAGAGGACTGCTGACACACTTCGACAATGCAAGGCTGCTGACTCGCTCCCGCCAGAGCGCTGCTTCCAGCTGTTCCTCGCAAGCTATTGtgtgcagagtgggagagagggggggaaagggagagagagggagaaagagcacaGGGAGAAATCCACAAACCTTGCTGGACATCAATAGTGAGGTACATTCCTGTCCTCTCAAAAAGTCTCTTGAAACACTTTCAGCCTTCTGTGCAAAAATCCCGTGAGCTCTTCAAGCACTGCAAAATTGACCAATAAGTAAAAGGCTGGTAGACAAAAGATAGTGTAGGCAGCGTTCGTGGATAATTCCAAATCCCCAGCCTGCCAAAAACATTAATCAATGTTTCAGCCTGGCAATGGGGAGGCTAATGATATAATGCAGCAATCTCCAGATTTCGGACAGAGTCCGGCAC
This window contains:
- the LOC140426696 gene encoding G-protein coupled receptor 52-like, encoding MNHSTAEWRAVSVNNNSVNLSSHHACPLGFGYYTVVDVCVLETVIIVLLTVLIIVGNLTVIFVFHCAPLLHHYTTSYFIQTMAYADLLVGVSCLVPALSLLHYPTGMQESLTCQVFGYVISVLKSVSMACLACISIDRYLAITKPLSYSQLVTPCRLRICIILIWIYSCTVFLPSFFGWEKPGYHGDIFEWCATSWETNAYFTGFIVCLLYAPAAFIVCFTYFHIFKICRQHTKEINERRARFPSQDMEAAEGGPSPDRHYAMVLFRITSVFYVLWLPYILYFLLESSRVLESPSLSFVTTWLAISNSFCNCVIYNLSNSVFRLGLRRLSQTACSLCMRSGDEASRDHKPRKRANSCSI